Genomic DNA from Hyperolius riggenbachi isolate aHypRig1 chromosome 10, aHypRig1.pri, whole genome shotgun sequence:
GTAGTCCACAGCTCCTCCGGGATAAGGGCTCAGTGACAGTGTAGCGGACGGGCCGCTGTCAGCATGTCGCGCTTCCGGCTGGCTGTGTGCGGAGAGCTCGGGCGGCCTGtgtggggcccctcctcctctgccccgcccccctgcgggcTGCTGGCGCTGCCAGGCCCGGTCTGGCTGCTGGTGTGGGAGAGCGGGCGGGCGGAGGTGTGGCTTCCCCCCCGGGGCCCCTCAGAGGAGGCCGGCTGGCGGCTGCTGCAGTCCCTGGAGctgtgcaggggggcccgggtgcTGAGTGTCTGCAGCCTGGGGGGGGCCCGGGAGCTGCTGTGGTGCGAGGAGAGGAGGAGCTCCAGCCTGGCCAGCTACTGTGTGTGCCGCAGGGGGCTCACCGTCACTGGGCAACACCGCGTCATTCTTGGCAACGCCCGCATACTGCTGCACCACAGCCCCCGCTACGCCCTTGCCACCGCCGCAGGGGCCTCCCCCGGGCACGTCTACATGGTGCCGCCCTCCTCTGGACCAACCGCTGGGGCCCCCAGACTcgtctacatgatgccccccagcTCCTCTGGACTGACCGCCACCGGGGCCTCCGGACATGTGTACATggtgcccccctcctcctccaggcTGACAGTCGGGGCCCCTGGACACATCTACATAGTGCCCCCCAGCCCggggcccccctcctcctccggacAAGTCTACATGGTGCCCCCCAGCCCGGGGTCCCCCTCGGATGCTGGACTTCGCCTCATCTCGGAGTCCCCCTCCTCCAGACACGTCCACATGGTGCCCCCCATTTCAGGATCCCCCTCCAATGCCAGACATTGCCTCACCCTGGGCTTCCCCTCCGACACTGGACATCACCTCATCTCGGAGTCCCCCTCCTCTTCTGACCACATCTCCACGGTGCCCGATCCTGAGCGGCCCCCCATCCTGGTGTATTCCCCCACCGAGGAGACCATCACCCTGTCCTCGGTGCCCATCGGCACCATCCTCCGCAGAGCTCTGCCCGAGGGCGAGGCGGACTACAAGAAGCTGAGCCTGGACTATCTGGGACTTTCCGCCCACCAGATGGCCGCAGACATCCGACAACACGTGGTCACTGCAGCCGGGGACTTGCTGCTCATGACCACCACTGGCCAGATCTACCTTCTCCATCCCAAGGGCTCCGTCAGGCATGTCTGTGATCTGGACGCTGAGATCTCGGGCTGCCACCCAGTGGAAATGGACCTGTTTGGGGACCTTTTGGCGTGTGCGGTGGGTTCCAAGCTGCATCTCATCGATGCTCACACAGGGAGGCTGATAGAGACGTTGCCATTGAATGCTGAGGAAGTCTTTTTCCTGAGGGGGTTGGAGACTGATGACATTCAGCTGTTAACAAAGACTGGCATTTATAAAGTCCTCCCGGCCGCTAGTGGTGAAGAAGACGGAACGTCAGAATCCGCCCTCATGGAGATGGTGTATGAAGAAGCGTGCAAGTATTATCAGAGAAGGAGTCTGAGCAGCACAAAGCTCACCGTACAGACCCTCAAGAAAGAAGGAATGTTCCAAACGCCGATTACCCTCTCGGCAATTCTCAGCAGCTGCCAGAAAACCGGAAAGCTGAATGCCAAGAACAAATACGCCGACCTTATGAACAACCTGAGCAACGAGCTGCAGAGCTTCCTAAGCCTGGAACTTCTGAAGTCCCGGATTGTTGGTGCTTCAGGAACCGAGATGGGAAAGTACTGTAATGAGTTGATAGATCTGGAGATCACTCGTCTCCTTCAGATGGACTTGGATAGAGAAGGCTTGTTGTATATAAACTACCTGTTCTGCACGTT
This window encodes:
- the HPS6 gene encoding BLOC-2 complex member HPS6, with translation MSRFRLAVCGELGRPVWGPSSSAPPPCGLLALPGPVWLLVWESGRAEVWLPPRGPSEEAGWRLLQSLELCRGARVLSVCSLGGARELLWCEERRSSSLASYCVCRRGLTVTGQHRVILGNARILLHHSPRYALATAAGASPGHVYMVPPSSGPTAGAPRLVYMMPPSSSGLTATGASGHVYMVPPSSSRLTVGAPGHIYIVPPSPGPPSSSGQVYMVPPSPGSPSDAGLRLISESPSSRHVHMVPPISGSPSNARHCLTLGFPSDTGHHLISESPSSSDHISTVPDPERPPILVYSPTEETITLSSVPIGTILRRALPEGEADYKKLSLDYLGLSAHQMAADIRQHVVTAAGDLLLMTTTGQIYLLHPKGSVRHVCDLDAEISGCHPVEMDLFGDLLACAVGSKLHLIDAHTGRLIETLPLNAEEVFFLRGLETDDIQLLTKTGIYKVLPAASGEEDGTSESALMEMVYEEACKYYQRRSLSSTKLTVQTLKKEGMFQTPITLSAILSSCQKTGKLNAKNKYADLMNNLSNELQSFLSLELLKSRIVGASGTEMGKYCNELIDLEITRLLQMDLDREGLLYINYLFCTFPKSAWMSLRNNFQFQQNGDGKLVILATADLWKKVLSPLPTGTKDESHNGVYPLYEVICQSLCTYKPKWLPGFVQHAQEYSGLSRNFTKDNCEGLPLYKRAMSVLNRCKENTNVDLEVEILLCSGRPQAIIQAIHTLIRLQRWPRVIEETLRYSHHPMIKKDIFITLLVELVQCRDLDPFVPQLCDICPEDMTATDVLRIVLQNIPKTPTEPSPFCDGEHLTVGLLKPLLHKVLQNQLRKENVTSPTYPPAAPQRQPDTQNPVVNGADMSPTDFYSTKPL